A part of Botrytis cinerea B05.10 chromosome 2, complete sequence genomic DNA contains:
- the Bcsyg1 gene encoding Bcsyg1: MKFAKELEQSLVPEWRVKYLDYKQGKKKVKAVARATNRITSTPRSDVRTSLNPQSGSLYGATSPLAPRRPQPSGRFDGTTAHPQSSSGRRDEASHGTRDEAASSNSAASIPIASKHVPTEHTHDGMYGSFVPTPPAMDMHNFELPDPAIEPGSPLESSERIMSTVTSRRNSLETDVPARTPERNPLSAYQSAYEVGTTESPTRPKFASLRAPGSRAESHDIHEQPILKRIFSVGAPLTKSHSRPDVDLVAFDYVRIRQQEFLSWMDKELEKVETFYRSKEDEAGIRLQALREQLHEMRNRRIQELAEAEHARSIRKDDERSAMGKISRGNSGDEDLNKHSSQEHRMAWLAPFGRMVDNAKATALGPHPGANSRALASMRNSPELQFKSQPDDAVTTNGNRDYVRRPYENDVSYRTAKRKLKLALQEHYRGMELLKSYALLNRTAFRKINKKYDKATNAHPPLRFMTEKVSKAWFVNSDVLDGHIHTVEDLYARYFEKGNHKIAVGKLRKTVGRSMDQSGSAFRNGVLIGIGAVFSIQGIISGTEYLNHPDPTIRFQTGYLLQIYGGYFLGLYLFSLFCFDCSVWTRNKINYKFVFEFDPRHDLDWRQLSEFPAFLILLFGLFLWINFSGYGTPEMFIYYPIILIFVTLMIIFMPAPIIFHRSRKWFVYSHWRLLLAGLYPVEFRDFFLGDMYCSLTYLTSNIELFFCLYATSWHSPTKCNSTNSRLLGFFSTLPAIWRFLQCLRRYRDTKNMFPHLVNGGKYAMTIVYYVTLSIYRIDRDRSNLIAFSFFAALNAVYVSTWDLLMDWSLLQPGANKPFLRDVRGFKSTWWYYAAMIIDPILRFNWIFYSIYTHDLQHSSSVSFFVGLSEITRRGMWTLFRVENEHCSNVARFKAFRDVALPYDLESGESEESQPITPVESVDRSTVLDRERTHTSGLSRQQTNASSARRRPQRTFTKVLADAHTQDFQKKKKPIADNAKDLDGTDENDVDMDRATSSEDDDDDEQDAQDRLDVDNLVRTGQGKGRRKSRRGV; the protein is encoded by the exons ATGAAGTTTGCAAAGGAACTTGAGCAGAGCCTCGTGCCTG AATGGCGCGTAAAATACCTCGATTATAAGCAAGGCAAGAAGAAGGTCAAAGCTGTCGCTCGTGCAACCAATCGTATAACTTCAACCCCTCGATCAGATGTGCGAACAAGTTTGAATCCTCAAAGTGGCAGTTTATATGGTGCTACATCTCCCCTCGCCCCCAGAAGGCCCCAACCGTCTGGAAGGTTTGATGGCACGACCGCCCATCCTCAATCATCTTCtgggagaagagatgaggCATCTCACGGAACTAGGGATGAAGCGGCGTCATCGAACTCTGCTGCATCAATACCAATTGCAAGCAAGCATGTACCAACAGAGCATACACATGATGGAATGTACGGCAGCTTTGTGCCAACCCCTCCTGCGATGGATATGCACAATTTCGAACTTCCAGATCCAGCCATAGAACCTGGATCTCCCCTTGAATCCTCAGAGCGCATAATGTCCACCGTTACAAGTAGGAGAAACTCTCTGGAGACCGACGTACCAGCAAGAACCCCAGAGCGGAATCCATTATCAGCCTATCAGAGCGCATATGAAGTAGGTACAACAGAAAGTCCTACTAGACCTAAGTTTGCTTCACTGAGAGCCCCTGGGTCGCGCGCCGAATCCCATGATATTCATGAACAGCCGATCCTGAAGCGAATTTTCTCAGTCGGCGCCCCCTTAACGAAATCCCACAGTCGTCCTGACGTTGATCTGGTTGCCTTTGATTATGTACGAATACGTCAGCAAGAATTCCTCTCTTGGATGGATAAAGAGCTTGAAAAAGTCGAAACTTTTTACAGATCCAAGGAAGATGAAGCGGGAATCAGGTTACAGGCTCTGAGGGAACAATTGCATGAGATGCGAAACCGCAGGATCCAAGAACTGGCAGAAGCAGAACATGCAAGATCAATACGTAAAGATGATGAGCGTTCAGCAATGGGAAAAATTTCTCGTGGAAATTCTGGAGATGAAGATCTCAACAAGCATTCCTCTCAAGAACACCGAATGGCTTGGCTAGCGCCGTTTGGGAGAATGGTAGATAATGCAAAAGCGACAGCATTGGGGCCACATCCAGGGGCAAATTCCAGGGCATTAGCTAGTATGAGAAACTCGCCCGAGTTGCAGTTTAAGTCTCAGCCAGACGATGCAGTTACAACAAATGGCAATCGCGATTATGTAAGACGGCCTTACGAGAACGATGTATCCTATCGAACTGCGAAACGAAAGTTGAAGCTGGCTTTACAAGAACATTACCGAGGTATGGAACTTCTAAAGTCCTATGCACTCTTAAATCGGACCGCCTTTCGTAAGATCAACAAAAAGTATGACAAGGCAACCAATGCGCACCCTCCCCTTCGATTCATGACGGAAAAGGTCAGTAAGGCATGGTTCGTCAATAGCGACGTACTTGATGGGCACATACATACGGTTGAAGATTTGTACGCACGATACTTCGAAAAGGGTAATCATAAAATTGCTGTTGGTAAATTGCGCAAGACCGTTGGCAGGTCGATGGACCAATCCGGTAGTGCATTCAGAAACGGGGTGCTGATTGGAATTGGTGCTGTCTTTTCGATCCAAGGGATCATCTCCGGTACTGAATACTTGAATCACCCTGATCCTACGATTCGATTTCAAACCGGCTATCTTCTACAAATATACGGTGGTTACTTTCTTggtttatatttattttctttattctgtTTCGATTGCAGTGTTTGGACTCGAAACAAAATTAACTACAAATTCGTTTTCGAATTTGATCCTCGACATGACCTGGATTGGCGGCAACTTAGCGAATTTCCAGcatttctcattcttctatTCGGTTTGTTTTTGTGGATCAACTTCTCTGGCTACGGGACACCCGAGATGTTCATATACTATCCTATTATTTTGATCTTCGTTACACTCATGATAATATTTATGCCTGCCCCCATAATTTTTCACAGAAGCCGGAAATGGTTTGTTTATTCTCAT TGGCGTTTACTTTTGGCTGGATTATACCCCGTAGAGTTTAGAGATTTCTTCTTGGGTGATATGTATTGCTCCCTCACCTATTTAACGAGT aatatagaacttttcttttgtctcTATGCGACATCCTGGCATAGTCCTACGAAATGTAATTCTACAAACTCTCGTCTTCTTGGATTCTTTTCGACCTTACCAGCTATATGGCGTTTCCTACAATGCCTACGACGTTATCGTGATACCAAAAATATGTTTCCACATTTAG TCAATGGTGGTAAATATGCTATGACCATAGTATATTATGTCACTTTGAGCATCTACAGAATAGATAGAGACAGATCGAATTTGATTGCATTCAGCTTTTTTGCTGCATTGAATGCAGTATATGTCA GTACATGGGATCTTTTGATGGATTGGTCTCTGCTTCAACCTGGAGCTAACAAACCATTTCTTCGCGATGTTAGAGGATTTAAAAGTACCTGGTGGTACTATGCAGCCATGATTATTGACCCAATCCTTCGATTTAATTGGATATTTTATTCGATATATACGCACGACCTTCAGCACAGCAGTTCCGTGTCATTTTTTGTCGGTTTGTCCGAAATCACCCGTAGAGGAATGTGGACATTATTCCGTGTCGAGAATGAACATTGTTCCAACGTCGCTCGGTTCAAAGCATTCCGCGATGTCGCATTGCCATATGATCTAGAGTCCGGAGAATCGGAAGAGTCCCAACCTATTACTCCTGTAGAATCGGTTGACAGATCCACGGTACTTGATAGAGAGCGCACTCATACTAGTGGTCTTTCACGACAGCAAACCAATGCCAGTTCTGCACGTCGTCGTCCGCAAAGAACTTTTACTAAAGTTTTGGC
- the Bcspo11 gene encoding Bcspo11 yields MDFDLSQDILKDTPSSSSQLLHDLPSSRLISGIDSTDHSDEQKSASAQHGTHSSHTILLRTPLSTPEKIKDLNPSNTPTLSHQTGSAICKIEEIFEAMTDCMIGRRKQFSLHLKSRSLGTKNTTLGNKEVLGSRIVQFPSSSPREAWKFVALLRILELSHEALVTGNIITKRDMYYRDPELFTKQAIVDRFVDDIACTLGLKRDALNVMATAKGLVTGWFFMKRRNQSAMDYSSAADSQLVPWVREIEDMNLSHVKWILVIEKEATFRTLAEKRYWEYSTAGRGILLTAKGYPDIQSRQFLHYLAKHYPMVPIYALVDFDPDGIGIMSTYKHGSVALAHENEGLSVPFMHWLGLRSKDMMQGGKENEGLLKLTERDRRLAVKMLQRDLCQEYGDEHEWRREIQVMLMLNKKAEIQIIGNGDALENWLNKQLGE; encoded by the exons ATGGACTTTGATCTTTCACAGGATATTCTGAAGGATACGCCGTCGTCATCATCTCAATTGCTACATGATTTACCTTCCAGCAGACTAATCAGTGGGATTGATTCTACAGATCACAGTGATGAACAGAAATCCGCGTCGGCTCAACACGGAACACACAGTAGCCATACCATTTTGTTAAGAACGCCATTATCGACGCCCGAGAAGATTAAAGATCTGAATCCCAGCAACACTCCCACACTATCTCACCAAACAGGATCTGCCATAtgcaaaattgaagaaatattcGAGGCCATGACTGATTGTATGATTGGGAGAAGGAAACAGTTTTCTCTTCATTTAAAATCCCGAAGTCTAGGCACAAAAAACACAACTCTAGGAAATAAAGAAGTTCTTGGTTCAAGAATTGTGCAGTTTCCCAGTTCTTCGCCTCGAGAAGCGTGGAAATTTG TTGCGTTGCTACGGATTCTGGAGCTTTCTCATGAGGCGCTTGTCACTGGAAACATCATTACCAAGAG AGACATGTATTATCGAGACCCGGAGCTTTTTACGAAACAGGCAATTGTCGATCGCTTCGTAGATGACATCGCGTGCACCCTTGGGCTGAAGCGCGACGCTCTGAATGTG ATGGCCACTGCCAAAGGATTAGTCACAGGCTGGTTCTTTATGAAGAGAAGGAATCAGTCCGCAATGGATTATTCATCAGCTGCAGAT TCACAACTGGTACCATGGGTAAGAGAAATAGAAGATATGAACCTATCACACGTCAAATGGATACTGGTTATTGAGAAAGAG GCGACATTTCGCACATTGGCAGAAAAGCGATATTGGGAATATTCGACTGCAGGGAGAGGTATATTACTTACA GCAAAAGGTTATCCTGATATACAAAGCCGACAGTTTCTCCACTATTTGGCGAAACATTATCCAATGGTCCCTATATATGCTTTGGTGGACTTCGATCCCGATGGTATAGGCATTATGTCCACATACAAGCATGGCTCTGTCGCACTCGCACATGAAAATGAAGGTCTTTCCGTCCCTTTTATGCATTGGCTGGGACTTCGAAGTAAGGACATGATGcaaggagggaaagagaatGAGGGCTTACTGAAATTGACGGAACGCGATAGACGGCTCGCAGTGAAGATGCTACAAAGAGATCTGTGTCAGGAGTATGGAGATGAACAcgaatggagaagagagattcAAGTCATGTTGATGCTAAACAAGAAGGCGGAAATCCAAATTATTGGCAATGGTGACGCATTAGAGAATTGGCTGAATAAACAATTGggagaataa
- the Bcspo11 gene encoding Bcspo11 — protein sequence MDFDLSQDILKDTPSSSSQLLHDLPSSRLISGIDSTDHSDEQKSASAQHGTHSSHTILLRTPLSTPEKIKDLNPSNTPTLSHQTGSAICKIEEIFEAMTDCMIGRRKQFSLHLKSRSLGTKNTTLGNKEVLGSRIVQFPSSSPREAWKFVALLRILELSHEALVTGNIITKRDMYYRDPELFTKQAIVDRFVDDIACTLGLKRDALNVMATAKGLVTGWFFMKRRNQSAMDYSSAADVCSQVFSLRHF from the exons ATGGACTTTGATCTTTCACAGGATATTCTGAAGGATACGCCGTCGTCATCATCTCAATTGCTACATGATTTACCTTCCAGCAGACTAATCAGTGGGATTGATTCTACAGATCACAGTGATGAACAGAAATCCGCGTCGGCTCAACACGGAACACACAGTAGCCATACCATTTTGTTAAGAACGCCATTATCGACGCCCGAGAAGATTAAAGATCTGAATCCCAGCAACACTCCCACACTATCTCACCAAACAGGATCTGCCATAtgcaaaattgaagaaatattcGAGGCCATGACTGATTGTATGATTGGGAGAAGGAAACAGTTTTCTCTTCATTTAAAATCCCGAAGTCTAGGCACAAAAAACACAACTCTAGGAAATAAAGAAGTTCTTGGTTCAAGAATTGTGCAGTTTCCCAGTTCTTCGCCTCGAGAAGCGTGGAAATTTG TTGCGTTGCTACGGATTCTGGAGCTTTCTCATGAGGCGCTTGTCACTGGAAACATCATTACCAAGAG AGACATGTATTATCGAGACCCGGAGCTTTTTACGAAACAGGCAATTGTCGATCGCTTCGTAGATGACATCGCGTGCACCCTTGGGCTGAAGCGCGACGCTCTGAATGTG ATGGCCACTGCCAAAGGATTAGTCACAGGCTGGTTCTTTATGAAGAGAAGGAATCAGTCCGCAATGGATTATTCATCAGCTGCAGATGTTTGCTCCCAAGTATTCTCCTTGCGCCACTTTTAA
- the Bcspo11 gene encoding Bcspo11, with amino-acid sequence MDFDLSQDILKDTPSSSSQLLHDLPSSRLISGIDSTDHSDEQKSASAQHGTHSSHTILLRTPLSTPEKIKDLNPSNTPTLSHQTGSAICKIEEIFEAMTDCMIGRRKQFSLHLKSRSLGTKNTTLGNKEVLGSRIVQFPSSSPREAWKFVALLRILELSHEALVTGNIITKRDMYYRDPELFTKQAIVDRFVDDIACTLGLKRDALNVMATAKGLVTGWFFMKRRNQSAMDYSSAADSQLVPWVREIEDMNLSHVKWILVIEKEATFRTLAEKRYWEYSTAGRGILLTVILIYKADSFSTIWRNIIQWSLYMLWWTSIPMV; translated from the exons ATGGACTTTGATCTTTCACAGGATATTCTGAAGGATACGCCGTCGTCATCATCTCAATTGCTACATGATTTACCTTCCAGCAGACTAATCAGTGGGATTGATTCTACAGATCACAGTGATGAACAGAAATCCGCGTCGGCTCAACACGGAACACACAGTAGCCATACCATTTTGTTAAGAACGCCATTATCGACGCCCGAGAAGATTAAAGATCTGAATCCCAGCAACACTCCCACACTATCTCACCAAACAGGATCTGCCATAtgcaaaattgaagaaatattcGAGGCCATGACTGATTGTATGATTGGGAGAAGGAAACAGTTTTCTCTTCATTTAAAATCCCGAAGTCTAGGCACAAAAAACACAACTCTAGGAAATAAAGAAGTTCTTGGTTCAAGAATTGTGCAGTTTCCCAGTTCTTCGCCTCGAGAAGCGTGGAAATTTG TTGCGTTGCTACGGATTCTGGAGCTTTCTCATGAGGCGCTTGTCACTGGAAACATCATTACCAAGAG AGACATGTATTATCGAGACCCGGAGCTTTTTACGAAACAGGCAATTGTCGATCGCTTCGTAGATGACATCGCGTGCACCCTTGGGCTGAAGCGCGACGCTCTGAATGTG ATGGCCACTGCCAAAGGATTAGTCACAGGCTGGTTCTTTATGAAGAGAAGGAATCAGTCCGCAATGGATTATTCATCAGCTGCAGAT TCACAACTGGTACCATGGGTAAGAGAAATAGAAGATATGAACCTATCACACGTCAAATGGATACTGGTTATTGAGAAAGAG GCGACATTTCGCACATTGGCAGAAAAGCGATATTGGGAATATTCGACTGCAGGGAGAGGTATATTACTTACA GTTATCCTGATATACAAAGCCGACAGTTTCTCCACTATTTGGCGAAACATTATCCAATGGTCCCTATATATGCTTTGGTGGACTTCGATCCCGATGGTATAG